Proteins from a genomic interval of Candidatus Eisenbacteria bacterium:
- the ftsA gene encoding cell division protein FtsA: MAQATRTYVGLDIGTTKISCIIAEKKAPTELNIVGVGNAPSEGLRRGVVVDLEKTVASIQRAVDEAERMAGVPVKGVHAGIAGDHIRSINGRGVIAVSRKDNEIGPADVERVVEAAKAIAIPMDREIIHVIPQEFIVDDQSGIKDPVGMSGVRLEAEVHIITGAVTSAKNICRAIQRAGLKVHDLVLEPLASSHAVLGKDERDLGVVVLDIGGGTTDVAVFFESSIRHTAIIPCGGANVTNDIAIGLRTPIDKAEQIKIQAGCALSSLIGSGDQVAVPGVGGRSDREISRHVLASMIEPRMEEIFTMACREVRKNHFAELLGGGVVLTGGTSLMPGVVELAEQVFEMPVRLGAPEGLGGLGANVADPRFSTGVGLVLHAVQEENGETFVAAERPGHWVQAFDPRRWFSDLFY; encoded by the coding sequence ATGGCTCAAGCCACCAGGACGTACGTCGGGCTGGACATCGGCACGACGAAGATCTCGTGCATCATCGCGGAAAAGAAAGCGCCGACCGAGCTCAACATCGTGGGGGTCGGCAACGCGCCCAGCGAGGGCCTTCGCCGCGGCGTGGTGGTGGATCTCGAGAAGACCGTGGCGTCCATCCAGCGCGCGGTCGACGAGGCCGAGCGCATGGCGGGCGTGCCGGTGAAGGGCGTGCACGCCGGGATCGCCGGCGATCACATCCGCAGCATCAACGGGCGGGGCGTGATCGCGGTGTCGCGCAAGGACAACGAAATCGGTCCCGCGGACGTGGAGCGCGTGGTGGAGGCCGCCAAGGCGATCGCCATCCCGATGGACCGCGAGATCATCCACGTGATCCCGCAGGAGTTCATCGTCGACGATCAGAGCGGCATCAAGGACCCGGTCGGCATGAGCGGCGTGCGCCTCGAGGCGGAGGTCCACATCATCACCGGCGCCGTCACCTCGGCCAAGAACATCTGCCGCGCCATCCAGCGCGCGGGCCTCAAGGTGCACGACCTGGTGCTGGAGCCCCTGGCCAGCAGCCACGCCGTGCTCGGCAAGGACGAGCGCGACCTGGGCGTGGTGGTGCTCGACATCGGCGGCGGCACCACCGACGTGGCGGTGTTCTTCGAGAGCTCGATCCGCCACACCGCGATCATCCCCTGCGGCGGCGCCAACGTCACCAACGACATCGCCATCGGCCTCCGCACGCCGATCGACAAGGCGGAGCAGATCAAGATCCAGGCGGGCTGCGCGTTGTCCTCGCTGATCGGCTCCGGCGACCAGGTGGCCGTGCCCGGCGTCGGAGGGCGCTCCGACCGCGAGATCTCGCGCCACGTGCTCGCATCCATGATCGAGCCACGCATGGAGGAGATCTTCACGATGGCCTGCCGCGAAGTGAGGAAGAACCACTTCGCCGAGCTGCTGGGCGGAGGCGTGGTGCTGACCGGAGGCACCTCGCTGATGCCCGGAGTCGTCGAGCTGGCCGAACAGGTGTTCGAGATGCCCGTGCGCCTCGGCGCTCCCGAAGGTCTGGGAGGTCTGGGTGCCAACGTGGCCGATCCGCGCTTCTCGACCGGAGTCGGATTGGTCCTTCACGCCGTTCAGGAGGAAAACGGAGAGACGTTCGTCGCGGCGGAGCGTCCGGGCCACTGGGTCCAGGCCTTCGATCCCCGGCGCTGGTTCAGCGACCTTTTCTACTAG
- a CDS encoding FtsQ-type POTRA domain-containing protein: MGAYQGKALQARAARRRGGGRLRQLAQIAAVGLLAVALAHVPWAALSRRWAVVGKLEVEGMRYLDPGRVQTISGLKLGDPLWSVDLKRVRQSLLLDSRIAGATVTRRFPRGIRIVVRERVPALLVDHGTPWELDSTGVLLEPLERGVVADVPLLVGPDFEGVPAGTHVASPRVARGLSWAGTLADQTLQLAGQVSELDVSRDQLTTLTLLDGTRVVAAAWPPPLKTLSALRVVLADLKHKGASADEVDVRYENQVIVRPPAQAEAVGRQG; encoded by the coding sequence ATGGGCGCCTATCAGGGCAAGGCGCTCCAGGCGCGGGCGGCGCGGCGCCGCGGAGGAGGACGGCTGCGGCAGCTCGCGCAGATCGCCGCCGTGGGTCTGCTGGCGGTCGCGCTGGCTCACGTGCCCTGGGCGGCGCTGTCGCGTCGCTGGGCCGTGGTCGGCAAGCTCGAGGTCGAAGGGATGCGCTACCTGGACCCGGGCCGCGTGCAGACCATCTCGGGACTGAAGCTCGGAGACCCGTTGTGGTCCGTGGACCTCAAGCGGGTGCGGCAGTCGCTGCTGCTCGACTCTCGAATCGCCGGCGCCACCGTCACGCGGCGTTTCCCGCGCGGCATCCGCATCGTGGTGCGCGAGCGCGTCCCGGCTCTGCTGGTGGACCACGGCACGCCGTGGGAGCTGGACTCGACCGGCGTCCTGCTCGAGCCTCTGGAGCGCGGCGTCGTGGCGGACGTGCCGCTCCTGGTCGGACCGGACTTCGAGGGCGTGCCGGCGGGGACGCACGTCGCGAGCCCGAGAGTCGCTCGTGGACTCTCATGGGCGGGCACGCTGGCGGACCAGACGCTGCAGCTCGCCGGGCAGGTCTCCGAGCTCGACGTCTCGCGCGACCAGCTGACCACGCTCACGCTGCTCGACGGCACCCGCGTCGTGGCCGCGGCCTGGCCGCCGCCATTGAAGACGCTGTCCGCGCTGCGCGTCGTGCTCGCCGACCTGAAGCACAAAGGCGCCTCGGCGGACGAAGTCGACGTGCGCTACGAGAACCAAGTGATCGTTCGACCTCCCGCGCAGGCCGAAGCGGTAGGTCGTCAAGGATGA
- the murC gene encoding UDP-N-acetylmuramate--L-alanine ligase: MYGRTRRIHLIGIGGSGMSGIAEVLLNMGYQVSGSDLKASEVTDRIVRLGGRVFIGHAASNVEGAQVVVFSSAVTSENPELLAANAAAVPVIGRADMLAELMRTKYGIAVGGAHGKTTTTSMIAAVLARGGLDPTIVVGGRLHALGSNARLGHGPFMVAEADESDGSFLRLAPALAVITNIDLEHVDHYGSLEEIRHAFVYFANRVPFYGVTVLCADDPEVRGILASVRKRTLLYGTAEGADVRAEDIRLRADGSRFRVIAHGRVQGEIELHQPGHHNVLNALAAVAVGLEVEVGFGHVAEALVAFVGVSRRFELRGEAAGVRVVDDYAHHPTEIRATLTAAAARSGRRLVVFQPHRYSRTQSLAEEFGTAFEQADLVWVLDVYGAGEKPIEGVSGKVVADSARRHGAMHVRYVPELETVAAEVAAEARAGDTVMTLGAGDVWKLGETILDRLRSSGVKVER; this comes from the coding sequence ATGTACGGGCGCACGCGGCGCATCCACCTGATCGGGATCGGCGGCTCCGGCATGTCCGGGATCGCCGAGGTGCTGCTCAACATGGGCTACCAGGTGTCGGGCAGCGACCTCAAGGCGAGCGAAGTCACCGATCGCATCGTGCGCCTCGGGGGGCGGGTCTTCATCGGCCACGCCGCGTCCAACGTGGAGGGCGCGCAGGTGGTGGTCTTCTCCTCGGCGGTCACGTCCGAGAATCCGGAGCTGCTCGCCGCCAATGCCGCGGCGGTGCCGGTGATCGGTCGCGCGGACATGCTCGCCGAGCTGATGCGCACCAAGTACGGCATCGCCGTGGGCGGCGCCCACGGCAAGACCACGACCACGTCGATGATCGCCGCGGTGCTGGCGCGAGGCGGGCTCGATCCCACCATCGTGGTGGGGGGACGGCTGCACGCGCTCGGCAGCAACGCGCGCCTCGGCCACGGTCCTTTCATGGTGGCCGAGGCCGACGAGAGCGACGGCTCGTTCCTGCGCCTGGCGCCGGCGCTGGCGGTGATCACCAACATCGACCTCGAGCACGTCGATCACTACGGCTCCCTCGAGGAGATCCGCCACGCGTTCGTCTATTTCGCGAACCGGGTGCCGTTCTACGGAGTGACCGTGCTGTGCGCCGACGACCCGGAGGTGCGCGGCATACTCGCCAGCGTCCGCAAGCGGACGCTGCTCTACGGCACGGCCGAAGGCGCCGACGTGCGCGCCGAGGACATCCGGCTGCGTGCCGACGGCTCGCGCTTCCGCGTCATCGCCCACGGCCGGGTGCAGGGCGAGATCGAGCTCCACCAGCCCGGCCACCACAACGTGCTGAACGCGCTCGCCGCGGTCGCGGTCGGGCTCGAAGTGGAAGTCGGATTCGGCCACGTCGCGGAGGCTCTGGTCGCGTTCGTGGGGGTGTCGCGGCGCTTCGAGCTGCGCGGCGAGGCCGCGGGAGTGAGAGTGGTGGACGACTACGCGCACCATCCCACCGAGATCCGCGCCACGCTGACCGCGGCCGCGGCGCGCAGCGGCCGCCGGCTGGTCGTGTTCCAGCCGCATCGTTACTCCCGAACCCAGTCGCTGGCCGAGGAGTTCGGCACCGCGTTCGAGCAGGCGGACCTGGTGTGGGTGCTCGACGTCTACGGCGCCGGCGAGAAGCCGATCGAGGGCGTGTCCGGCAAGGTGGTGGCGGACAGCGCGCGGCGGCACGGCGCCATGCACGTGCGCTACGTCCCCGAGCTCGAGACGGTCGCGGCCGAGGTGGCGGCCGAGGCGCGCGCCGGGGACACCGTCATGACGCTCGGCGCCGGCGACGTGTGGAAGCTGGGCGAGACCATTCTCGACCGCCTGCGCTCGTCGGGCGTCAAGGTGGAGCGCTGA
- the murG gene encoding undecaprenyldiphospho-muramoylpentapeptide beta-N-acetylglucosaminyltransferase, protein MKVLIAGGGTGGHVYPGIAVAEELRRLHPDASILFVGGRRGVESHAVPEAGFKIRFVVTRGFPRRAWWRWPIAVMANLIGFLQSLWLVMTERPDAVLGTGGYVSGPVSMAAVLLGRPLILQEQNSIPGLANRWLARVADEVHLSFTEARAYFGRKDNLKVTGNPVRGFILGGDRATALQEFGLADGRPTVFVFGGSRGAHRINEAAIDAMRRLKGRVDVQFILQTGGQDFDWARGAVESEQLPARVVPYLRQIHLAYAVADLVVCRSGAMTLAEIAACGTPAILVPYPYAAHNHQEVNARNMVDRSAASLILDRELSGERLAKEVAHLLADRQTLRRMSAHARTFARLDAAERLARTLARHASGRPAAHNAAEDAPGTGR, encoded by the coding sequence ATGAAGGTGCTGATCGCGGGCGGAGGGACCGGGGGCCACGTCTATCCGGGCATCGCGGTGGCCGAGGAGCTGCGCCGCCTGCATCCCGACGCGAGCATCCTGTTCGTCGGCGGGCGGCGCGGCGTCGAATCGCACGCGGTTCCCGAAGCCGGCTTCAAGATCCGCTTCGTGGTCACGCGAGGATTCCCGCGGCGCGCCTGGTGGCGCTGGCCCATCGCGGTGATGGCCAACCTGATCGGCTTCCTCCAGTCACTGTGGCTGGTGATGACGGAGCGGCCCGACGCGGTGCTCGGCACCGGCGGCTACGTGAGCGGCCCGGTGTCGATGGCGGCGGTGCTGCTCGGACGGCCGCTCATCCTCCAGGAGCAGAACAGCATCCCCGGACTCGCCAATCGCTGGCTGGCGCGGGTCGCGGACGAGGTGCACCTGTCGTTCACCGAAGCGCGCGCGTACTTCGGCCGCAAGGACAACCTCAAGGTCACGGGAAACCCGGTGCGCGGGTTCATCCTGGGCGGCGATCGAGCCACCGCCCTGCAGGAGTTCGGCCTCGCGGACGGGCGGCCGACGGTGTTCGTGTTCGGTGGAAGTCGGGGCGCGCATCGCATCAACGAAGCGGCGATCGACGCGATGCGCCGCCTCAAGGGGCGCGTCGACGTGCAATTCATCCTGCAGACCGGCGGCCAGGACTTCGACTGGGCGCGTGGCGCCGTCGAATCGGAGCAGCTGCCGGCGCGGGTGGTGCCCTACCTGCGCCAGATCCACCTGGCGTACGCGGTCGCCGATCTCGTGGTCTGCCGCTCGGGCGCGATGACGCTGGCGGAGATCGCCGCCTGCGGAACGCCGGCGATCCTGGTTCCATATCCCTACGCGGCCCACAACCATCAGGAAGTCAACGCCCGCAACATGGTCGATCGGAGCGCCGCCAGCCTGATCCTGGATCGCGAGCTGTCGGGCGAGCGCCTGGCCAAGGAAGTCGCTCACCTCCTGGCCGACCGTCAGACCCTGCGGCGCATGTCGGCGCACGCGCGCACCTTTGCGCGTCTCGATGCCGCCGAGCGGCTGGCCCGCACGCTCGCCCGCCACGCCTCGGGCCGGCCGGCGGCGCACAACGCGGCGGAAGACGCGCCGGGGACGGGGCGCTGA
- a CDS encoding putative peptidoglycan glycosyltransferase FtsW produces the protein MNRGDRVLLILPLALTVAGVVMVYSSSAILGITRHQNPDYFFVRQLGRALIGIAAMLLCARLRLRVLEGLAPWLLGAAALLLGVVVVAGHVAGGAGRWLKLGLFTVQPTDLARLATVVFLAWWLKRHPPEERGLLHGVVVPLAIVGGLAGLIMLQPNLSSALLLMFTALLMTFLAGARVAHLLVPVGAGALALVLALATHPYQMKRVASFAGFLFHGSLDTRGAGWQLDQSLIAIGSGGWLGRGLGGGHQKYLFLPEAHTDFIFSILAEELGFLGATVLFLLLASYVVRGFRAAARSQDTFAYLVGAGLVLQVGLYALVNLAVSTGLAPTTGLPLPFVSYGGSALIVNLAAAGIVFRVSAGAEEREALARQRFSRSAS, from the coding sequence GTGAACCGCGGCGACCGGGTGCTGCTGATCCTGCCGCTGGCGCTCACCGTTGCCGGCGTGGTGATGGTGTACTCGTCGAGCGCGATCCTCGGGATCACCCGCCACCAGAACCCCGACTACTTCTTCGTTCGCCAGCTCGGGCGTGCGCTGATCGGCATCGCCGCCATGCTCCTGTGCGCGCGGCTGCGGCTGCGCGTGCTCGAGGGGCTGGCCCCGTGGCTGCTCGGCGCCGCCGCCCTGCTGCTCGGCGTGGTCGTGGTCGCGGGCCACGTGGCGGGGGGGGCCGGGCGCTGGCTCAAGCTCGGATTGTTCACCGTGCAGCCCACCGACCTGGCGCGGCTCGCCACCGTGGTGTTCCTGGCCTGGTGGCTCAAGCGCCATCCTCCCGAGGAGCGCGGACTGCTGCACGGCGTGGTCGTTCCGCTCGCCATCGTCGGCGGACTGGCAGGTCTCATCATGCTCCAGCCCAATCTGAGCAGTGCTTTGCTGCTCATGTTCACCGCGCTGCTGATGACGTTCCTGGCCGGAGCGCGGGTCGCGCATCTGCTGGTGCCGGTCGGCGCGGGCGCGCTGGCGCTCGTGCTGGCGCTCGCCACCCATCCTTATCAGATGAAGCGGGTCGCGTCGTTCGCCGGCTTCCTCTTCCACGGATCGCTCGACACGCGCGGCGCCGGCTGGCAGCTCGATCAGTCGCTGATCGCGATCGGCTCGGGTGGCTGGCTCGGCCGCGGACTCGGCGGCGGCCATCAGAAGTATCTGTTCCTTCCGGAGGCGCACACCGACTTCATCTTCTCGATCCTGGCCGAGGAGCTCGGCTTCCTGGGCGCCACCGTGCTGTTCCTGCTGCTGGCGTCCTACGTCGTGCGCGGATTCCGTGCCGCGGCGCGCAGCCAGGACACGTTCGCCTATCTGGTGGGCGCGGGACTGGTGCTGCAGGTCGGGCTCTATGCGCTCGTCAATCTCGCTGTTTCGACGGGCCTCGCGCCGACCACCGGGCTGCCGCTGCCGTTCGTCTCCTACGGCGGCTCCGCGCTGATCGTCAACCTGGCGGCCGCGGGCATCGTGTTTCGCGTGAGCGCCGGCGCCGAGGAGCGGGAGGCGCTGGCTCGCCAGCGCTTCTCGAGGTCCGCGTCATGA
- the murD gene encoding UDP-N-acetylmuramoyl-L-alanine--D-glutamate ligase: protein MSRHYFEPELPGRRPLVVGAARSGLAAARLLTSAGFSPLVCDRRTAAEAPEAAAALAADGIEAVFGSDGPELLEGRDLVVWSPGIPIAHPIARAARAAGIAVLSELEIGWRASRAPFVCITGTNGKSTTTDLTGALIRASGRAVAVCGNIGRPVCEAAVELPPDGVAVAEVSSFQLESVDRLKPRVAAWLNLTPDHLDRHGDFETYASMKRRLCLRQDASDTAVWNADDPEVMRRRVPDGIPTAPSALEFSTFGPVARGAWIENGDVLIGEPARRQHLLAASELRLRGRHNLANVTAALCCAMPFDVPIATLAESLAIYPGLEHRLEPAGTVEGVEFVNDSKATNVDSLKVALASFDRKVVLVAGGRDKGQDFRPLADEVRRTVSHLVLIGEGAPRLEEAWRGVPVTRASSLADAVDRAFEVARAGGATVLFSPGCASFDMFRDFEDRGRRFKAEVERLQQAGVGS, encoded by the coding sequence ATGAGCAGGCACTACTTCGAGCCCGAGCTGCCTGGACGCCGGCCCCTGGTCGTGGGCGCGGCGCGCTCCGGGCTGGCCGCCGCCCGGCTCCTCACGAGCGCCGGCTTCTCGCCGCTCGTGTGCGATCGCCGCACCGCGGCAGAAGCGCCGGAAGCCGCGGCGGCGCTCGCCGCGGACGGCATCGAAGCGGTGTTCGGTTCCGACGGTCCCGAGCTGCTCGAAGGCCGGGACCTGGTGGTGTGGAGTCCAGGCATTCCGATCGCGCACCCGATCGCGCGCGCGGCGCGGGCGGCGGGGATCGCGGTGCTCTCCGAGCTCGAGATCGGCTGGCGCGCGTCGCGGGCGCCCTTCGTGTGCATCACCGGCACCAACGGCAAGAGCACCACCACCGACCTCACGGGCGCCCTCATCCGTGCCAGCGGGCGAGCGGTGGCGGTGTGCGGAAACATCGGCCGCCCGGTGTGCGAGGCCGCGGTCGAGCTTCCGCCGGACGGTGTGGCGGTGGCGGAGGTCTCGTCGTTCCAGCTCGAGTCGGTGGATCGCCTCAAGCCGCGCGTCGCGGCATGGCTCAATCTCACGCCCGATCATCTCGACCGGCACGGCGACTTCGAAACCTATGCGTCCATGAAGCGACGCCTCTGCCTGCGGCAGGACGCCTCGGACACCGCGGTGTGGAACGCCGACGATCCCGAAGTGATGCGACGTCGCGTGCCCGACGGAATCCCGACGGCGCCGAGCGCGCTCGAGTTCTCCACCTTCGGACCGGTGGCGCGCGGCGCGTGGATCGAAAATGGCGACGTCCTGATCGGCGAGCCGGCGCGGCGCCAGCATCTGCTCGCAGCCTCGGAGCTCCGGCTGCGCGGACGACACAATCTCGCCAACGTGACCGCGGCGCTGTGCTGCGCCATGCCGTTCGACGTGCCGATCGCGACCTTGGCCGAATCGCTCGCCATCTACCCCGGCCTCGAGCACCGGCTCGAGCCTGCGGGGACGGTGGAGGGCGTGGAGTTCGTGAACGACTCCAAGGCCACCAACGTCGACTCGCTGAAGGTGGCGCTCGCCAGCTTCGACCGCAAGGTCGTGCTGGTCGCGGGAGGAAGAGACAAAGGCCAGGATTTCCGGCCGCTGGCCGATGAAGTACGGCGCACGGTCTCGCACCTCGTCCTGATCGGCGAAGGCGCTCCGCGTCTCGAAGAGGCGTGGCGCGGAGTCCCGGTGACCCGCGCCAGCTCGCTCGCCGACGCCGTGGATCGCGCCTTCGAAGTGGCGCGCGCCGGCGGAGCCACGGTGCTGTTCTCGCCCGGCTGCGCCTCGTTCGACATGTTCCGCGACTTCGAGGACCGCGGCCGCCGCTTCAAGGCCGAGGTCGAGCGCCTGCAGCAGGCGGGAGTCGGATCGTGA
- the mraY gene encoding phospho-N-acetylmuramoyl-pentapeptide-transferase, giving the protein MFYEWVYPLHEMPGMSALNVFRYITFRAAYAAITALLVCFVLGPPMIEWLRRVRLGQKIREEGPQSHMIKSGTPTMGGIVIVTAIVLPVLLWGNLHSRPLWLAMLATVWLGALGFLDDYLRVVKGLPKGLLGRYKLVGQIALGGLIGVILLAFPEPGMPTTTTHVPFLKFRFIDFGILFVPFVILVVTGSSNAVNLTDGLDGLASGLVAIAALAFAGMCYVSGHARISEYLNISYLRYAGELTVFCAAVLGASLGFLWYNCHPADVFMGDTGSLALGGALGTVAVLIKREFWLVLVGGVFVAEALSVMLQVASFKLWGRRVLRMAPIHHHFELSGWAESRVVLRFYIVGALLALLSLSTFKLQ; this is encoded by the coding sequence GTGTTCTACGAGTGGGTCTATCCGCTCCACGAGATGCCGGGAATGTCGGCGCTGAACGTCTTCCGCTACATCACCTTCCGCGCCGCGTACGCGGCGATCACGGCGTTGCTCGTGTGCTTCGTGCTCGGGCCGCCGATGATCGAGTGGCTGCGCCGCGTCCGGCTGGGCCAGAAGATCCGTGAAGAAGGCCCGCAGAGCCACATGATCAAGTCCGGCACACCGACCATGGGCGGCATCGTCATCGTCACGGCGATCGTGCTTCCGGTGCTGCTGTGGGGAAACCTCCACTCCCGTCCGCTGTGGCTCGCGATGCTCGCCACCGTGTGGCTGGGCGCGCTCGGCTTCCTGGACGACTACCTCCGGGTCGTCAAGGGACTCCCGAAGGGCCTGCTCGGGCGCTACAAGCTCGTCGGCCAGATCGCGCTCGGTGGTCTGATCGGCGTGATCCTGCTCGCCTTTCCCGAGCCCGGAATGCCGACCACCACCACGCACGTGCCATTTCTCAAGTTCCGCTTCATCGACTTCGGGATCCTGTTCGTGCCGTTCGTGATCCTGGTCGTCACCGGCTCTTCCAACGCGGTCAACCTCACCGATGGCCTCGACGGGCTGGCCTCCGGCCTGGTCGCGATCGCGGCACTGGCCTTTGCCGGAATGTGCTACGTGAGCGGCCACGCGCGCATCAGCGAGTACCTGAACATCAGCTACCTGCGCTACGCGGGCGAGCTCACCGTGTTCTGCGCCGCGGTGCTGGGCGCTTCGCTGGGATTTCTCTGGTACAACTGTCATCCCGCCGACGTTTTCATGGGCGACACCGGATCGCTCGCGCTGGGCGGCGCACTCGGCACCGTCGCCGTGCTGATCAAGCGCGAGTTCTGGCTGGTCCTGGTCGGCGGCGTGTTCGTGGCCGAGGCGCTCTCGGTGATGCTCCAGGTCGCCTCGTTCAAGCTCTGGGGCCGGCGGGTGCTGCGCATGGCTCCCATTCACCACCACTTCGAGCTGAGCGGCTGGGCGGAATCGCGCGTCGTGCTGCGCTTCTACATCGTCGGCGCGCTGCTGGCCTTGCTCTCGCTCTCGACCTTCAAACTCCAATGA
- the murF gene encoding UDP-N-acetylmuramoyl-tripeptide--D-alanyl-D-alanine ligase: MAATAPAFTLRSLARMAEGDLMVREAPREPSAREALLERGVEGASIDTRTLEPGQLFVPLPGSRVDGHAFLPEAFARGAAAALCSRSAYEDWAGREPGPLVVVDDVTLALQKLARRHRDGWHGTLIGLTGSAGKTTTKELVSAALSTAGPALKTIGNLNNHWGVPLTLLRLQPEHRAAIVEMGMSAAGEITLLASIARPDAAIITSAGTAHVGGPGLGTAQAVAREKASLASSVPTDAPVFVGADSPRLLPAVRLLRRRVVSYGLAREADVRPTRIEDLGPEGSRFHVRGFPPVQLRLIGRHQIANALAALAVSREYRLEPEAVAEAIGRVEPLKGRMEARRAQGGVLLVDCYNANPDSSRAALATLARWPGARRRIAILGDMLELGPAAARMHRQVGAAVRRAELWTVGQHVADYAAGARRAGVRARVFRDKPEVAAALREALGPRTVVLLKASRGAALEDVLEGLGG; this comes from the coding sequence ATGGCGGCGACCGCTCCGGCCTTCACGCTGCGCAGCCTGGCCCGCATGGCCGAGGGCGACTTGATGGTGCGCGAGGCGCCGCGGGAGCCTTCCGCGCGCGAGGCGCTGCTCGAGCGCGGTGTCGAAGGCGCCTCGATCGACACCCGGACGCTCGAGCCGGGACAGCTGTTCGTGCCGCTGCCCGGCAGCCGCGTGGACGGGCACGCCTTTCTTCCCGAGGCCTTCGCGCGCGGCGCCGCCGCCGCGCTGTGCTCGCGCTCCGCCTATGAGGATTGGGCCGGACGCGAGCCGGGCCCGCTGGTGGTGGTGGACGACGTCACGCTCGCGCTCCAGAAGCTCGCGCGCCGGCATCGCGACGGATGGCACGGCACGCTCATCGGTCTCACCGGAAGCGCCGGCAAGACCACGACCAAGGAGCTGGTGTCGGCCGCGCTCTCGACCGCGGGGCCGGCGCTGAAGACGATCGGAAATCTCAACAACCACTGGGGTGTGCCGCTGACCCTGCTGCGTCTCCAGCCGGAGCACCGCGCCGCGATCGTCGAGATGGGCATGAGCGCGGCCGGTGAGATCACGCTGCTGGCGTCGATCGCCCGGCCGGACGCGGCCATCATCACCAGCGCGGGCACCGCGCACGTCGGCGGTCCCGGACTCGGCACCGCGCAGGCCGTGGCGCGCGAGAAGGCGTCGCTGGCGAGCTCGGTGCCGACGGACGCGCCGGTGTTCGTCGGCGCGGACTCGCCGCGCCTGCTGCCCGCCGTGCGCCTCCTGCGCCGCCGCGTCGTGAGCTACGGGCTCGCCCGCGAAGCGGACGTGCGGCCCACGCGCATCGAGGACCTCGGACCGGAAGGGAGCCGCTTCCACGTACGCGGCTTCCCGCCGGTTCAGCTCCGTCTGATCGGCCGCCACCAGATCGCGAACGCGCTGGCGGCGCTCGCGGTCTCCCGCGAGTACCGGCTCGAGCCCGAGGCGGTCGCCGAGGCGATCGGCCGGGTGGAGCCATTGAAGGGGCGCATGGAAGCGCGCCGAGCTCAGGGCGGCGTGCTGCTCGTCGACTGCTACAACGCCAATCCCGACTCGAGCCGGGCGGCGCTCGCCACTCTGGCGCGCTGGCCGGGAGCGCGGCGCCGCATCGCGATCCTCGGCGACATGCTCGAGCTCGGTCCGGCCGCGGCCCGCATGCACCGCCAGGTCGGAGCCGCGGTCCGGCGCGCGGAGCTGTGGACGGTGGGCCAGCACGTCGCCGACTACGCCGCCGGTGCGCGGCGCGCGGGCGTGCGCGCGCGGGTGTTCCGTGACAAGCCCGAGGTGGCGGCCGCGCTGCGCGAGGCGCTCGGGCCCAGGACCGTGGTGTTGCTCAAGGCGTCGCGCGGGGCGGCGCTCGAAGACGTGCTCGAAGGGTTGGGGGGCTGA